The region GGTGGTGAGTTCGCCCGAACGGAAGCGCTCGTGCTGCATCAGTGCCGAGAGGAAGTCGATGTTGTGGCCCAGCCCCTCGATCTCGAAGGCGTCGAGCGCGGCGATCTGCTTGTCGGCAGCCTCGTCGCGAGTCTCGCCCCAGGTCACCAGCTTGGCGATCATGGGATCGTAGAACATCGAGACCTGACCGCCTTCGTAGACGCCGTCATCGACGCGGATGCCATCGATCCCGCGACGACCGTTCTCGTCGCCGTCGTCGGTCCAGCCGTCGACCGGCGGGTTGTAGCGCACCAGACGCCCGGTCGAGGGCAGGAAGCCGCGGTAGGGATCTTCGGCGTAGACGCGGTTCTCGATCGACCAGCCGCTGATCTTCACGTCGTCCTGCGTCATCTCCAGCTTCTCGCCATAGGCGACGCGGATCATCTGCTCGACGAGGTCGATGCCGGTGATGGCCTCGGTCACCGGGTGCTCGACCTGGAGACGGGTGTTCATCTCGAGGAAGTAGAAGCTCTCGCCCGTCGGGTCTGCGCCCGAGACGATCAGCTCAACCGTACCCGCCGAATGGTAGTCCACCGCCCGGGCCAGCGCGACGCACTGCTCGCCCATCGCCTTGCGCATGGCGGGCGTGACGAAGGGCGACGGCGCTTCCTCGACCACCTTCTGGTGACGACGCTGGATCGAGCACTCGCGCTCGTTGAGGTAGAGGATGTTGCCGTGCTTGTCGCCGAGGATCTGGATCTCGATGTGGCGCGGGTTGAGGATGAACTTCTCGATGAAGACGCGGTCGTCGCCGAAGGAGTTGAGACCCTCGCGCTTGGTCGCTTCGAAGCCCTCGCGCACGTCCTGCTCGTTGTGGGCAAGGCGCATGCCCTTGCCGCCACCGCCGGCAGAAGCCTTCATCATCACCGGGTAGCCGATCTCGTTCGAGATGCGCACCGCGTGCTCGGTGTCCTCGATGACGCCGACGAAGCCGGGCACGACGTTGACGCCAGCTTCCTTGGCGAGTTTCTTGGACTCGATCTTGTCACCCATCGCCGCGATCGCACCGACCGGCGGGCCGATGAAGGCGATGTTTTCCTTGGCGAGCGCCTCGGCGAACGAAGTACGCTCGGAAAGGAAGCCGTAGCCCGGGTGCACCGCTTCGGCGCCGGTCTGCTTGGCCGCCGCGATGATCTTGTCGGCGATCAGGTAGCTCTCGGCAGCAGGCGAAGGGCCAATGTGGACCGCCTCGTCGGCCATCTGCACGAAAGGCGCCATGGCATCGGCGTCGGAATAGACCGCCACGGTCTCGATACCCATCCGGCGCGCCGTCTTGATGACGCGGCAGGCGATCTCGCCCCGGTTCGCAATGAGGATTTTCTTGAACATCAGTTCGCCGTCTCCACGTATTCGCGCAAATCTGCCGTTCGCGCCTCGGTCAGTTTCGTCAGGCACCCGTTCTGGAGCAGTGGCCAGATCGTGCCGCTTTCATCTCTCGGACCATTCTCGGCGAGGCACTGGGCATCGCGGAAGGCGAGCCACTTGCGCTGTGCGTCGAGCAGGCGCGGCGCGGTCTTGCCGCCGCGCGCCCTGGCCCTGGCATAGGCCTGCTTCCACGCCGCGTTGAGCGCGGCATCGGCGGCCTTGTAGGTTTCGAAGGAACAGATGTTCATGTCGGTCTGCGTGCGCGCATCGGCGCAGACACCGGCGCTTGCAGCAGCCGAGAGCAGCAGGGCGGCTATCATCCTTCACGCCTCCCCAAGGCACACCCGTCTCTCCCGCGAAGGCGGACAAGCCGCAGCTTCGCAAGGTCCTGCCGGCAGGCAGGCACCCCGCCGATGCGGGGAAGACGGGTGAGCGCGCTGCGCACTTACTCGGCCGCTTCCAGCTTCGCGCAGCCCTTGGGCATGCGG is a window of Novosphingobium aureum DNA encoding:
- a CDS encoding acetyl-CoA carboxylase biotin carboxylase subunit, producing MFKKILIANRGEIACRVIKTARRMGIETVAVYSDADAMAPFVQMADEAVHIGPSPAAESYLIADKIIAAAKQTGAEAVHPGYGFLSERTSFAEALAKENIAFIGPPVGAIAAMGDKIESKKLAKEAGVNVVPGFVGVIEDTEHAVRISNEIGYPVMMKASAGGGGKGMRLAHNEQDVREGFEATKREGLNSFGDDRVFIEKFILNPRHIEIQILGDKHGNILYLNERECSIQRRHQKVVEEAPSPFVTPAMRKAMGEQCVALARAVDYHSAGTVELIVSGADPTGESFYFLEMNTRLQVEHPVTEAITGIDLVEQMIRVAYGEKLEMTQDDVKISGWSIENRVYAEDPYRGFLPSTGRLVRYNPPVDGWTDDGDENGRRGIDGIRVDDGVYEGGQVSMFYDPMIAKLVTWGETRDEAADKQIAALDAFEIEGLGHNIDFLSALMQHERFRSGELTTGFIAEEYPEGFHGAPASDELKVKLAAVAGFIAAARADRARRVDGQLAVPLDPPGEWTVSIDKQGFDVVIDEDLVTVNGEEVDMALEYTPGDRFIDAEVEGEPITMKIESTRTGFKLTTRGATHVVGCLPTRVSQYSKHMIEKIPPDLSKFLICPMPGLLVTLNVAEGDKVEVGQPLAVIEAMKMENILRAEKSGTVKTVNAKAGESLAVDAIILELE
- a CDS encoding lysozyme inhibitor LprI family protein, which encodes MIAALLLSAAASAGVCADARTQTDMNICSFETYKAADAALNAAWKQAYARARARGGKTAPRLLDAQRKWLAFRDAQCLAENGPRDESGTIWPLLQNGCLTKLTEARTADLREYVETAN